One part of the Paenibacillus antri genome encodes these proteins:
- a CDS encoding (R)-mandelonitrile lyase yields MEIKRIGTQPSGKGPSEYFTGTVRIDPLFGAPSPARAAGASVTFEPGARTAWHTHPLGQTLIVTAGCGRVQRWGGPIEEIRPGDVVWFPPGEKHWHGASPSTAMTHIAIQEQLDGKAVDWLEKVADDQYNAQPH; encoded by the coding sequence ATGGAAATCAAAAGAATCGGCACGCAACCTTCCGGCAAGGGTCCTTCTGAATATTTTACTGGTACAGTTCGGATTGATCCGCTGTTTGGAGCACCCAGCCCTGCACGCGCGGCCGGAGCGAGCGTTACGTTCGAGCCCGGTGCACGAACGGCATGGCATACGCATCCGCTCGGTCAAACTCTGATTGTAACCGCGGGCTGCGGAAGGGTTCAACGTTGGGGAGGTCCGATTGAGGAGATTCGTCCCGGCGACGTAGTCTGGTTTCCGCCGGGCGAAAAACATTGGCACGGCGCTTCTCCAAGCACAGCAATGACTCACATTGCCATTCAAGAGCAACTTGACGGTAAGGCGGTCGATTGGCTGGAGAAAGTCGCCGACGATCAGTACAATGCCCAACCACACTAG
- a CDS encoding MFS transporter: protein MIKNRGILVYILTLGVFGILNTEMGVIGMLPMIADQFQVDITEAGWVVSFFALAIAISGPTMPLLFSRMNRKTTMLLVLGVFILGSLVSATTSNFTILLLSRVIQGLLHPVYVSLAFTVAASSVSKEEAPKAVSKIFVGVSAGMVLGVPVTSLIASETSLSMAMLFFATVSAVVFVATLLFVPSLPVSEKISYGAQVSVLKKSAMWLSIAGVILMNGAVFGVYSYLAEYLESVTRMSWNMISFMLFLYGAANIVGNLAAGKLLTKHAFKTVAAFPFALGAVYIVFILLGHQGLPMAFLILLWGIVAGIGANINQYWITSAAPEAPEFANGLFLTSANLGVTTGTAVCAMFITGIGLQYVVLGGIVFSIISIVTIFIRRFMHNPAYQHAK, encoded by the coding sequence TTGATAAAAAACAGGGGTATATTAGTTTATATTTTGACGCTAGGCGTCTTTGGAATATTGAATACCGAAATGGGCGTTATAGGGATGCTGCCGATGATTGCCGATCAGTTTCAGGTCGACATCACCGAGGCAGGGTGGGTCGTCAGTTTCTTTGCGCTAGCCATTGCGATTTCGGGTCCGACGATGCCGTTATTGTTTTCGCGGATGAATCGGAAAACGACGATGCTGCTTGTGCTCGGTGTGTTTATTTTGGGAAGCCTAGTTTCCGCAACCACATCAAACTTTACGATTTTATTACTCTCCCGCGTGATCCAAGGCTTGTTACATCCGGTTTATGTGTCATTGGCTTTCACGGTCGCGGCATCGTCCGTCAGCAAAGAGGAAGCCCCCAAGGCGGTCTCCAAAATATTCGTCGGCGTATCCGCAGGGATGGTACTAGGCGTGCCTGTCACGAGCCTCATTGCGAGCGAAACCTCCTTAAGCATGGCCATGTTATTTTTCGCAACAGTGAGTGCTGTCGTATTTGTCGCAACCTTGTTATTCGTGCCGTCCCTGCCCGTCTCGGAGAAGATTTCTTACGGAGCGCAAGTGAGCGTGCTGAAGAAGTCCGCGATGTGGCTATCCATCGCCGGCGTCATTCTCATGAACGGAGCCGTATTCGGCGTGTATAGTTACCTGGCCGAGTACCTAGAAAGCGTTACGAGAATGAGTTGGAACATGATTAGCTTCATGTTATTTCTTTACGGTGCAGCCAATATTGTCGGAAACCTTGCCGCAGGGAAGTTGCTGACGAAGCATGCCTTCAAGACGGTAGCAGCGTTTCCATTCGCATTAGGAGCCGTGTACATCGTCTTCATTTTGCTGGGACACCAGGGCCTTCCTATGGCCTTCCTGATTTTACTTTGGGGAATCGTGGCAGGGATCGGGGCAAATATAAACCAATACTGGATCACTTCTGCGGCCCCGGAGGCGCCTGAGTTTGCGAACGGATTATTTCTGACTTCTGCAAACTTAGGCGTTACGACGGGAACGGCGGTGTGTGCAATGTTTATTACAGGTATTGGGTTACAGTACGTAGTTCTTGGGGGAATTGTATTTTCGATCATAAGCATAGTCACTATTTTTATAAGACGCTTTATGCATAACCCCGCATATCAACATGCTAAATGA
- a CDS encoding helix-turn-helix domain-containing protein, producing MRIRLCREGSISRSAEAPGGGMHPALYEILHITSGKVRFRWMSNVCEAEAPAVFIMSVSTPHLLESLRAEAKFRFIELAEWDRFTFTDKQIDRWNFMQTRKDIYSGALAAAIIQSLDFVHHLQSTGVADQSQTLEEVCLLEIQKTYKLIEHILNDSGKAGGGQYKPKPSEMADLLIEYMDAHYKEDITLHRLADVVRLNPSYLVRMFKKQTNTTPFDYLRDLRLKAAIRYLSVTNLPISSIVEEAGFKSVHYFSRTFKQEYGQSPAEWRKRFRKTGAIDNM from the coding sequence GTGAGGATTCGACTATGCAGGGAGGGCTCGATCTCGCGATCGGCGGAGGCGCCCGGCGGAGGTATGCATCCGGCTCTCTATGAAATTCTTCATATTACCTCTGGGAAAGTTCGATTTCGTTGGATGAGCAACGTATGCGAAGCGGAAGCTCCGGCCGTGTTCATTATGTCCGTTTCTACGCCGCATCTGCTCGAGAGCTTGCGCGCGGAGGCGAAATTCCGTTTCATTGAGCTCGCCGAGTGGGATCGTTTCACGTTCACGGATAAGCAAATCGACCGATGGAACTTTATGCAAACCCGCAAAGACATTTACTCGGGAGCATTGGCCGCCGCGATCATTCAGTCCCTGGATTTCGTCCACCACCTCCAGTCCACCGGCGTCGCCGATCAATCCCAAACCCTTGAAGAAGTTTGTTTGCTGGAAATTCAGAAAACCTACAAGCTTATCGAGCATATCCTGAACGACTCGGGGAAAGCAGGCGGGGGGCAGTACAAACCGAAGCCGAGCGAAATGGCCGATTTGTTGATCGAGTATATGGATGCGCATTATAAGGAGGATATCACGCTTCATCGACTCGCCGACGTCGTTCGCTTAAACCCGTCTTATCTCGTACGGATGTTCAAAAAGCAAACGAACACGACCCCCTTCGACTACCTGCGCGATCTGCGCCTGAAGGCGGCCATCCGCTATTTATCCGTGACCAACCTGCCGATTAGCTCTATCGTGGAAGAAGCCGGCTTTAAGAGCGTCCATTACTTCTCGAGAACGTTCAAGCAGGAATATGGTCAGAGTCCCGCCGAGTGGCGCAAGCGATTTCGAAAAACCGGGGCAATCGATAATATGTGA